The following proteins are co-located in the Alcaligenes faecalis genome:
- the lysS gene encoding lysine--tRNA ligase encodes MTEPLDTSAPVVDENRLIAERRSKLDRLRENGIAYPNDFRPDAHAAELHSQYGEQDKDALAATNKVVKVAGRMMLKRVMGKASFATLQDASGRIQIYLDKAALGEENYAEFKGWDIGDILAVEGTVFKTNKGELSVHASRVRLLAKSLRPLPDKFHGLADQELKYRQRYVDLIMGEDTRQTFLARSKVMSSLRQHMAQADFLEVETPMLHPIPGGASAKPFVTHHNALDMEMYLRIAPELYLKRLIVGGFERVFEINRNFRNEGVSPRHNPEFTMMEFYAAYTDYQWLMDFTENLIREAAISARGTATLQYQERELDLSLPFDRLTITGAIMKYAPSYQIEQLEDIQFLRTELARLKVDVNSPPLRDAGLGALQLALFEETAESKLWHPTFIIDYPVEVSPLARASDTQEGITERFELFITGREIANGFSELNDPEDQAARFQAQVQAKDAGDEEAMFYDADYIRALEYGMPPTGGCGIGIDRLVMLLTDSPAIRDVILFPHLRRED; translated from the coding sequence ATGACTGAACCGCTAGACACTTCTGCACCCGTCGTAGACGAAAACCGCCTGATCGCCGAGCGACGTTCCAAGCTGGACCGCCTGCGCGAAAACGGCATCGCCTACCCCAACGATTTCCGCCCTGACGCCCATGCTGCCGAGCTGCACAGCCAATACGGCGAGCAGGACAAGGATGCCCTGGCCGCAACCAATAAAGTTGTGAAAGTGGCTGGCCGCATGATGCTCAAGCGTGTCATGGGTAAAGCCAGTTTTGCTACGTTGCAAGATGCCTCTGGCCGTATCCAGATCTACCTGGACAAAGCCGCACTGGGCGAAGAGAACTACGCGGAATTCAAGGGCTGGGATATCGGTGACATCCTGGCCGTGGAAGGTACCGTCTTCAAAACCAATAAGGGCGAGCTGTCCGTACACGCCTCCCGTGTGCGCCTGCTGGCTAAATCCCTGCGGCCCCTGCCTGATAAATTCCATGGTCTGGCCGACCAGGAGTTGAAGTACCGTCAGCGTTACGTCGACCTGATCATGGGTGAAGACACCCGTCAAACCTTTCTGGCTCGCAGCAAGGTCATGAGCAGCCTGCGCCAGCACATGGCCCAGGCCGATTTCCTGGAAGTGGAAACCCCCATGCTGCACCCCATTCCGGGCGGTGCATCGGCCAAACCCTTTGTAACCCACCACAATGCGCTGGACATGGAAATGTACCTGCGCATTGCGCCCGAGCTGTACCTGAAACGATTGATCGTCGGCGGTTTCGAGCGCGTGTTCGAGATCAACCGCAATTTCCGTAACGAAGGCGTCAGCCCTCGTCACAACCCTGAATTCACCATGATGGAGTTCTACGCAGCCTACACGGATTACCAGTGGCTGATGGACTTCACCGAAAACCTGATACGCGAAGCCGCGATCAGCGCCCGTGGTACGGCTACCCTGCAATACCAGGAACGCGAGCTGGATCTGAGCCTGCCTTTTGATCGCCTGACCATTACCGGCGCCATCATGAAGTACGCTCCTTCCTACCAGATCGAACAGTTGGAGGACATCCAGTTCCTGCGTACCGAACTGGCGCGCCTGAAAGTGGACGTAAATTCGCCCCCACTGCGTGATGCCGGCCTGGGCGCTTTGCAACTGGCTCTGTTTGAAGAAACAGCCGAGTCCAAGCTGTGGCACCCTACGTTCATCATCGACTACCCTGTCGAGGTCTCACCGCTGGCACGTGCCTCGGATACCCAGGAAGGAATTACCGAGCGTTTTGAGCTATTCATCACCGGCCGCGAAATTGCCAATGGTTTCTCGGAGTTGAACGACCCTGAAGATCAGGCCGCACGTTTCCAGGCCCAGGTTCAGGCCAAGGACGCTGGCGACGAAGAAGCCATGTTCTACGACGCCGACTACATCCGTGCGCTGGAATACGGTATGCCCCCTACAGGCGGCTGCGGTATTGGTATCGACCGACTGGTCATGTTGCTGACTGATAGCCCGGCTATCCGTGACGTAATCCTGTTCCCGCACCTGCGTCGCGAGGACTGA
- a CDS encoding bile acid:sodium symporter family protein has protein sequence MQAIARLSRFVGNTFAIWVLLFAILAFYFPDHYRWLGAYIVPLLGIIMFGMGLTLSRQDFAEVFVRPGRVAIGVLGQFLIMPVLAWFLTYAFSLPPELAIGVILVGCCPGGTSSNVMTFLARGDLALSVAITSVSTLLAPIVTPALIYFLASQWLEVSAWAMFWSIVQVVILPIALGVIVQSLLGEKIKAGVAALPLVSVVAIVAIVAAVVAGNQAKIASSGLLVFSVVVVHNTLGYLLGYVLARLSGMPLAQRKTLAIEVGMQNSGLGVALASAHFSPLAAVPSAIFSVWHNISGPLVATIFRRMGDGKQ, from the coding sequence ATGCAGGCTATCGCCCGCCTGAGCCGTTTTGTTGGCAACACCTTTGCCATCTGGGTTCTACTGTTTGCCATTTTGGCCTTTTACTTTCCCGACCACTACCGCTGGTTAGGCGCTTATATTGTTCCACTTCTGGGCATCATCATGTTCGGTATGGGGCTGACTTTGTCGCGCCAGGACTTTGCCGAAGTGTTCGTACGCCCGGGCCGAGTGGCTATCGGCGTTCTGGGGCAATTCCTTATCATGCCCGTCCTGGCTTGGTTCCTGACCTATGCGTTCTCCTTACCGCCCGAATTGGCCATTGGCGTCATTCTGGTCGGTTGCTGCCCTGGCGGGACCTCGTCCAACGTAATGACTTTTCTGGCTCGTGGTGACCTGGCCCTGTCGGTTGCCATTACCTCGGTCTCCACCTTGTTGGCACCTATCGTCACCCCGGCCCTGATTTATTTTCTGGCCAGCCAATGGCTGGAGGTCAGTGCCTGGGCCATGTTCTGGTCCATTGTGCAGGTCGTGATTCTGCCCATTGCACTCGGAGTGATCGTGCAATCTCTACTGGGCGAGAAAATTAAAGCGGGGGTGGCCGCGCTGCCCCTGGTATCGGTCGTGGCGATTGTGGCTATCGTGGCCGCTGTTGTCGCCGGCAACCAGGCCAAGATTGCGAGCAGCGGCTTGTTGGTGTTCTCGGTCGTGGTCGTGCACAACACCTTGGGCTACCTCTTGGGCTACGTACTGGCACGTTTAAGCGGCATGCCTTTGGCACAACGCAAAACCCTGGCCATTGAAGTAGGTATGCAAAACTCCGGTCTGGGCGTGGCTCTGGCCAGCGCCCACTTCTCGCCTCTGGCTGCCGTGCCCAGCGCCATTTTCAGTGTCTGGCACAATATTTCCGGCCCTTTGGTCGCGACAATCTTCCGCCGCATGGGTGATGGCAAACAATAA
- the recJ gene encoding single-stranded-DNA-specific exonuclease RecJ, translating into MVTPILKNRPAQEAASHALKQAGVHDLMARLLASRGVTDAAQIDPAWRNMIPPNMLTQAREAAVLLADAIARRDRMLIIADYDCDGATACAVGLRALRSMGAVVDFLVPNRFETGYGLSPAVVELAEQHPSGKPDLLITVDNGIASIDGVEAAHMAGMKVLVTDHHLPGDELPDALAIVNPNQPGCEFPSKNLAGVGVIFYLMLALRAELRQRGVYEANAGPRLNELADLVALGTVADVVSLDANNRLIVTQGLERMRKGQMQAGLRALFLVAGRDPRQASAFDLGFALGPRINAAGRLADMALGIRCLITDDEDEAANLARELEDMNQDRRSIEQSMREEALRAAELAEPDTSATVCVFHPEWHQGIVGLVASRLKEKYWRPTLAFAQGDEGEIKGSGRSIPDVHLRDALDLVSKRYPGLILKFGGHAMAAGLTIEEDNYDVFVQAFEEAVQELTGRYQFDPIIETDGSLEPEHINITVAGLLQKQVWGAGFPAPVFRDNFFVRQQRLLKNKHLKLSLERNGEYFDAIWFNRDTLLPENIEAAYRLDQNEWNGNVSVQFIIEYAQGQN; encoded by the coding sequence GTGGTCACCCCTATCCTGAAAAACCGTCCCGCTCAAGAAGCGGCCAGCCACGCCCTGAAACAGGCCGGAGTTCATGACTTAATGGCCCGTTTGCTGGCCTCTCGGGGTGTAACTGATGCCGCCCAGATCGATCCGGCCTGGCGCAACATGATTCCGCCCAATATGCTGACTCAGGCGCGTGAAGCCGCCGTCTTGCTGGCCGATGCCATTGCCCGCCGGGATCGCATGCTGATCATTGCCGACTACGACTGCGACGGCGCTACCGCCTGTGCAGTCGGCCTGCGCGCGCTGCGCAGCATGGGGGCTGTCGTGGACTTTCTGGTTCCAAACCGTTTTGAAACCGGCTATGGCCTGTCACCCGCCGTGGTCGAACTGGCAGAACAACACCCTTCGGGCAAGCCGGATTTGCTGATTACCGTGGATAACGGCATTGCCAGTATTGATGGCGTGGAAGCCGCCCATATGGCGGGCATGAAGGTTCTGGTCACAGACCACCACTTGCCCGGCGATGAGTTGCCCGATGCCCTGGCGATTGTGAACCCCAATCAACCCGGCTGTGAGTTCCCCTCCAAGAACCTGGCTGGTGTAGGCGTTATTTTTTACCTGATGCTGGCTTTGCGTGCCGAACTGCGTCAGCGCGGGGTGTATGAGGCCAATGCCGGCCCACGCCTGAACGAGCTGGCCGATCTGGTGGCCCTGGGCACCGTGGCCGACGTGGTCAGCCTGGATGCCAACAACCGCCTGATCGTCACCCAAGGCCTGGAGCGCATGCGCAAGGGCCAGATGCAAGCCGGACTGCGCGCCCTGTTCTTGGTTGCAGGCCGCGATCCCCGTCAGGCCAGTGCCTTTGATCTGGGTTTTGCCTTGGGTCCACGCATCAACGCCGCCGGTCGACTGGCCGATATGGCCTTGGGGATACGCTGCCTGATCACGGATGATGAAGACGAAGCCGCGAATCTGGCCCGCGAACTGGAGGACATGAACCAGGATCGCCGCTCGATTGAGCAGTCCATGCGCGAAGAGGCCCTGCGCGCGGCCGAACTGGCTGAGCCGGACACCAGCGCCACCGTGTGCGTGTTTCACCCGGAATGGCACCAAGGCATCGTCGGACTGGTCGCCTCACGTCTGAAAGAAAAGTACTGGCGCCCTACCCTGGCCTTTGCCCAAGGTGACGAAGGCGAGATCAAAGGGTCGGGCCGTTCTATTCCCGACGTGCACCTGCGCGATGCGCTGGACCTGGTCTCCAAACGCTATCCCGGCCTGATTCTGAAATTTGGTGGTCACGCCATGGCGGCCGGTCTGACGATCGAAGAAGACAATTACGATGTGTTCGTACAAGCTTTTGAGGAAGCCGTGCAGGAACTGACGGGCCGCTATCAGTTTGACCCCATCATCGAAACCGACGGTTCATTGGAGCCTGAGCACATCAATATTACGGTGGCCGGGCTGCTGCAAAAACAAGTCTGGGGCGCCGGCTTCCCAGCTCCTGTTTTCCGCGACAACTTCTTCGTGCGCCAACAACGTCTGCTGAAAAACAAGCATTTGAAACTGAGCCTGGAGCGTAACGGCGAATACTTCGATGCCATCTGGTTCAACCGCGATACCTTGTTGCCAGAGAATATCGAAGCCGCTTATCGTCTGGACCAGAACGAATGGAATGGGAACGTCAGCGTGCAGTTCATTATTGAATATGCACAGGGGCAGAATTAA
- a CDS encoding DMT family transporter gives MNRAGSRLAAYACLALSMSLVGSYIALTRPLVTALPVFLLAWLRFGIGGLAMLRWLRKPANEPTLDLRTRGLIFLESFLGNFLFTLCMVTGISMTSAVSAGVILSAIPGMVALFSWYFLKESIGPRTWASLALGMGGIALLALVQAEDHGVDQLDPGKMWLGNALIFGAVLCESAYAVIGKRLTAVLSPKRISAIINLCSLALITPLGLYAAWDFDFTAPAGWIWPLLVFYSLAASVWTVWLWMTGVRSVPASQAAVFMVLMPLGTAAVGVLVLGESFTTVHVYAFILALAGLVLATLPTRAKS, from the coding sequence GTGAATAGAGCGGGATCACGTTTGGCGGCCTACGCCTGTTTGGCCTTGTCCATGTCTTTGGTGGGCAGTTATATCGCCCTGACACGGCCTTTAGTAACGGCACTGCCGGTGTTCTTGCTGGCCTGGCTGCGTTTTGGTATTGGTGGGCTAGCCATGCTGCGCTGGCTACGTAAACCTGCCAATGAACCCACGTTGGACCTGCGCACCCGTGGCCTGATTTTTCTGGAATCCTTCCTGGGCAACTTCTTGTTCACCCTGTGCATGGTGACGGGCATCAGCATGACCAGCGCGGTTTCTGCAGGCGTCATTTTGTCTGCCATTCCCGGCATGGTGGCTTTGTTCAGTTGGTATTTCCTGAAAGAAAGCATAGGCCCACGTACCTGGGCGTCTTTGGCCTTGGGCATGGGCGGTATTGCCTTGCTGGCTTTAGTGCAGGCTGAAGACCACGGTGTGGATCAACTGGACCCCGGGAAAATGTGGCTGGGCAATGCGCTGATCTTTGGTGCCGTCTTGTGCGAATCAGCCTATGCCGTCATTGGCAAGCGTTTGACCGCCGTGCTTAGCCCTAAACGTATCAGCGCCATTATCAATCTGTGCAGTCTGGCCCTGATTACGCCATTAGGTTTGTACGCCGCTTGGGATTTTGACTTTACGGCACCGGCAGGCTGGATCTGGCCTTTATTGGTGTTTTATTCCTTGGCGGCCAGCGTCTGGACGGTCTGGCTGTGGATGACGGGCGTGCGTTCCGTACCCGCTTCGCAAGCTGCGGTGTTTATGGTGCTGATGCCTTTAGGCACTGCAGCCGTGGGTGTGCTGGTGCTGGGCGAGAGCTTTACCACCGTGCATGTTTACGCCTTCATTCTGGCTTTGGCGGGCTTGGTGCTGGCGACTTTGCCCACTCGTGCAAAGTCGTAA
- a CDS encoding SDR family NAD(P)-dependent oxidoreductase encodes MHTSTLTVLSGASRGLGLSLARQALAAGHQLITLARSDLQLEAPQGAHHHLQVDLASVEGAQQAAKALQALISQTQAQRYVLINNAGTVDPVGQASHLLNAQAITQALQLNLASVMSLTAAFLQGAPKDAQRQVLNISSGAGRKPVSGWAVYGSSKAALDFYTQTLKLENPELAVCSLAPGVVDTDMQGHIRNQSRDQFPNLSRFIDLHQQGQLSSPHEAAERILRLLNSPDFGQHVLDDIRHYE; translated from the coding sequence ATGCACACTTCCACGCTGACTGTTCTAAGCGGTGCCTCGCGCGGCCTGGGCTTATCCCTGGCACGTCAGGCACTGGCCGCTGGCCATCAGTTGATCACTCTGGCCCGCAGTGACCTGCAACTGGAGGCCCCCCAAGGGGCGCATCACCATCTGCAAGTGGATCTGGCCAGCGTGGAAGGTGCGCAACAGGCAGCCAAGGCTCTACAGGCCTTGATCAGCCAGACACAGGCTCAACGCTACGTCCTCATCAATAATGCAGGCACCGTTGATCCCGTTGGGCAAGCCAGCCACCTGCTCAATGCCCAGGCCATTACACAGGCGCTGCAGTTGAACCTTGCCAGTGTCATGAGCCTGACCGCCGCCTTTTTGCAAGGCGCCCCCAAGGATGCCCAGCGCCAGGTGCTCAATATCTCCTCGGGTGCTGGCCGCAAGCCCGTCTCGGGCTGGGCCGTGTATGGCTCCAGCAAGGCAGCACTGGACTTCTATACACAAACCCTGAAACTGGAAAATCCCGAGCTGGCCGTTTGCTCTCTGGCCCCTGGCGTGGTCGATACCGATATGCAAGGTCATATCCGTAACCAGTCCCGCGACCAGTTCCCGAACCTGAGCCGCTTTATCGACCTGCACCAGCAAGGGCAGTTAAGCAGCCCACACGAGGCGGCCGAGCGAATTTTGCGCCTCCTGAACAGCCCGGATTTTGGCCAGCACGTTCTGGATGACATCCGCCACTACGAATAA
- a CDS encoding methyl-accepting chemotaxis protein, with protein sequence MKKLLTLKTGFIAYFAILSLFLVLMLIALQHLSSSIEQRKHLEAQRHQTTALSKDFKRISELLSRQAIAFVSSEQVEFQDTFRHLLAVFTGAQADQEGVTLTMLDRFRDLELAPAEQDLLRSAYEQTLALSQVQSEAIQTASGQFEDGSGAIRIALPNALMAKVLVFSQQYIQASTQITNTLDQFEHQFSDRLDSSLDQAGRSSDRAFSLALAALALFFIASTLALRLLYRSIKQPLDQGANLAKELAQGKLNAQLSVRRHDEFGTLLTALNGIGQGVQTVVHQIREQTGLIRDGSHAIVLGSQNLSEQILDQSTELNQTVKAMNQLADTVRQNAEQAQTADHLAQDTSSQVAQGNQAVHSLLDTINAIADSSHKMSEITQLIRSIAFQTNILALNAAVEAARAGVHGHGFAVVAAEVRNLALRSTDALQQISTLISSSVEQTEQSSTAARGMVEVMANTQHKVNKMRSIVAHIAQASQEQATHIEYVNQVMTRLDQQGQSNRQLVEHSAHTAQEQLEQTTLLAQVVAHFSLDSDLTKPDTPALPAASKRPPYRSASAYRTATCTMSGS encoded by the coding sequence TTGAAAAAACTACTGACGCTCAAAACCGGCTTCATCGCCTATTTTGCAATCCTGAGTCTGTTTTTAGTCCTGATGCTGATTGCCCTGCAGCATTTAAGCAGCAGCATCGAACAACGCAAACACCTGGAAGCCCAGCGCCACCAAACGACGGCGCTTAGCAAAGACTTCAAGCGCATCAGCGAATTGCTCAGCCGTCAGGCCATCGCCTTTGTCTCCAGCGAGCAAGTTGAATTTCAGGATACTTTCCGCCATCTGCTGGCGGTGTTTACGGGTGCCCAGGCGGATCAGGAGGGGGTCACCTTGACAATGCTGGACCGCTTCAGGGATCTGGAACTGGCGCCAGCCGAACAGGATTTGCTGCGCTCTGCCTATGAGCAGACTCTGGCACTCAGCCAGGTCCAATCCGAGGCCATCCAAACCGCCAGCGGCCAGTTTGAAGATGGCAGCGGCGCGATCCGTATCGCCCTGCCCAATGCCTTGATGGCTAAAGTGCTGGTGTTCAGCCAGCAATACATTCAAGCCTCTACCCAGATCACGAACACACTGGATCAGTTCGAGCACCAGTTCAGCGACCGCCTGGACAGCTCTCTGGATCAGGCAGGCCGCAGCAGCGACCGGGCATTCAGCCTGGCACTGGCGGCCCTGGCCTTGTTCTTCATCGCCAGCACCCTTGCTCTGCGCCTTTTGTATCGCTCGATCAAACAGCCACTGGATCAAGGGGCAAATCTGGCCAAGGAGCTGGCCCAGGGCAAGCTCAATGCCCAACTCAGCGTGCGCCGTCACGATGAATTCGGAACACTATTGACGGCGCTCAATGGTATCGGCCAAGGCGTACAAACGGTGGTGCATCAAATCCGTGAACAAACCGGCTTGATACGCGATGGCTCGCACGCGATTGTGTTGGGCAGTCAAAACTTGAGTGAACAAATTCTGGATCAATCCACCGAATTGAATCAGACCGTCAAGGCGATGAATCAATTGGCCGACACTGTGCGCCAGAATGCCGAACAAGCCCAAACCGCCGACCACCTGGCGCAGGACACCTCCAGCCAGGTGGCCCAAGGCAATCAGGCCGTGCACAGCCTGCTCGATACCATCAACGCCATTGCCGACAGCTCGCACAAAATGAGCGAGATCACCCAACTGATTCGCAGCATTGCCTTCCAGACCAATATCCTGGCCCTGAATGCTGCCGTGGAGGCCGCCCGCGCTGGCGTACACGGTCATGGCTTTGCCGTGGTTGCCGCCGAAGTACGTAACCTGGCTTTGCGCTCTACCGATGCCTTGCAGCAGATTTCCACCTTGATCTCCAGTTCAGTCGAACAAACTGAACAAAGCTCGACGGCTGCGCGCGGTATGGTAGAGGTCATGGCCAACACACAGCACAAGGTCAATAAGATGCGCAGTATCGTGGCCCACATTGCCCAGGCCTCTCAGGAGCAGGCCACACATATTGAGTACGTGAACCAGGTCATGACACGTCTGGACCAGCAAGGCCAGTCCAACCGGCAGTTGGTTGAACACAGCGCCCACACGGCCCAGGAACAGTTAGAACAAACGACCTTGCTAGCCCAGGTAGTGGCCCATTTCAGCCTGGACAGCGATCTTACCAAACCCGATACTCCCGCCCTGCCAGCCGCCTCCAAGCGGCCTCCTTACCGCTCTGCATCCGCCTATCGCACCGCCACATGCACAATGTCCGGTTCCTGA
- a CDS encoding DMT family transporter encodes MLVNTQKLTPGTTALLVLPTILWASNAIVGRLIHDQVPPITLNFFRWLVAFTILLFVGRQVLRRGSNLWANWKRYSILGLLGIGIYNALQYLALQSSSPINVTLVNASLPFWMLVIGRLFFKSTVNGRQLIGGLMSLLGVVLVLTRADWQELMAFRFVPGDVYMVIATIAWAIYSWMLSTRRHEGVIAETWATVVMAQVFFGLIWSGAFAAMEWTFTDWHIDWSWGLLLAILYVGTGPALIALRCWGVAVQRVGAATAGFFVNLMPVFAALMSVFILGDSPKLYHGAAFLLIVGGIYVSSRKC; translated from the coding sequence ATGCTTGTGAACACTCAGAAATTGACCCCTGGCACGACGGCTTTACTGGTTTTACCCACGATCTTGTGGGCAAGTAATGCCATTGTGGGGCGCCTGATTCATGATCAGGTTCCTCCCATTACCCTTAACTTTTTCCGTTGGCTGGTGGCTTTCACCATCTTGCTTTTTGTGGGGCGACAAGTTCTGCGGCGCGGCAGTAATTTGTGGGCTAACTGGAAGCGTTACTCTATTTTGGGTTTGCTGGGCATAGGGATCTATAACGCGTTGCAGTACCTGGCACTGCAAAGTTCTTCCCCCATTAATGTGACACTGGTTAATGCCAGTTTGCCGTTCTGGATGCTGGTCATTGGTCGCTTGTTCTTCAAGTCCACCGTCAATGGGCGCCAACTGATCGGGGGACTGATGTCCTTGCTCGGTGTGGTGCTGGTATTGACACGTGCCGATTGGCAAGAGCTGATGGCTTTTCGTTTTGTGCCGGGCGATGTCTATATGGTGATTGCCACCATTGCCTGGGCGATTTATAGCTGGATGCTCAGTACGCGTCGCCATGAGGGCGTTATCGCAGAAACCTGGGCCACCGTTGTGATGGCACAGGTGTTTTTTGGCTTGATCTGGTCCGGCGCATTTGCCGCGATGGAGTGGACGTTTACAGACTGGCATATTGACTGGTCCTGGGGCTTGCTGCTGGCGATTTTGTATGTGGGTACTGGCCCCGCCTTGATTGCCTTGCGCTGCTGGGGTGTGGCAGTCCAGCGAGTAGGTGCTGCAACTGCGGGTTTCTTTGTGAACCTGATGCCTGTATTTGCAGCCTTGATGTCCGTGTTTATTCTGGGTGATAGCCCCAAGCTCTATCACGGCGCGGCTTTTTTGCTGATTGTGGGTGGGATTTATGTGTCTTCGCGTAAGTGTTGA
- the infA gene encoding translation initiation factor IF-1, translating to MAKEELLEMQGSVTEILPDSRFRVTLDNGHAVIAYTGGKMRKHHIRILAGDSVTLEMSPYDLSKGRIIFRHLPKRVGAPTSAPRRSPQRR from the coding sequence ATGGCCAAAGAAGAGCTACTTGAAATGCAAGGTTCCGTCACCGAAATCCTGCCTGATTCGCGCTTTCGTGTCACCCTGGACAACGGTCACGCCGTGATCGCCTACACGGGCGGCAAAATGCGCAAGCACCACATCCGTATTCTGGCTGGCGACAGCGTCACCCTGGAAATGTCGCCTTACGACCTGAGCAAAGGCCGCATCATTTTCCGCCACTTGCCCAAGCGTGTTGGCGCCCCCACGTCGGCCCCTCGCCGCAGCCCCCAGCGTCGTTAA
- the prfB gene encoding peptide chain release factor 2 (programmed frameshift): MESERLNQLEARLADYSERENALRRYLDYDDKAHRLYVVNAELEDPNVWDNPQHAQDLGREKKSLENVVHVLDALHTGLKDSQDLFELAAMDDDDATIAAIEEDCAAMASRIEELEFRRMFSNPADPLNCFMDIQAGAGGTEAQDWASMLLRMYLRYAEHKGFKAEILEQSDGDVAGIKSASIKIEGDYAYGFLRTETGVHRLVRKSPFDSSNGRHTSFTSVFVYPEIDDSFEVEINPADLRIDTYRASGAGGQHINKTDSAVRITHEPSGIVVQCQNDRSQHRNRAEAMQMLKSRLYELEMRNRMAEQQKLEDSKSDVGWGHQIRSYVLDQSRIKDLRTNYESSNTQKILDGDLDPFIQASLKQGI, from the exons ATGGAATCGGAACGACTTAATCAACTGGAAGCCCGCCTTGCCGATTATTCGGAGCGGGAAAATGCCTTACGGAGGTATCTT GACTACGATGACAAAGCGCATCGTTTGTACGTAGTCAATGCCGAACTCGAGGACCCCAACGTCTGGGACAACCCTCAACACGCTCAGGATCTGGGCCGCGAAAAGAAAAGTCTGGAAAACGTGGTGCATGTGCTGGACGCCTTGCACACGGGCCTGAAAGATTCGCAGGACCTCTTCGAGCTTGCCGCGATGGACGATGACGATGCCACGATCGCCGCCATCGAAGAAGATTGTGCCGCCATGGCCAGCCGTATTGAAGAGCTGGAATTCCGCCGCATGTTCTCCAACCCTGCCGATCCGCTGAATTGCTTTATGGATATTCAGGCCGGCGCGGGGGGGACCGAAGCCCAGGACTGGGCCTCCATGCTGCTGCGCATGTACTTGCGCTACGCCGAACACAAAGGCTTCAAGGCTGAAATCCTGGAGCAGTCTGACGGTGATGTCGCCGGCATCAAATCGGCTTCCATCAAGATTGAAGGCGATTACGCCTATGGTTTTCTGCGCACAGAAACCGGCGTACACCGCCTGGTTCGCAAAAGCCCCTTTGACTCGTCCAACGGCCGCCACACATCCTTTACCAGCGTGTTTGTCTACCCAGAGATTGACGACTCTTTCGAGGTCGAAATCAATCCGGCCGACCTGCGTATTGACACCTACCGCGCCAGTGGTGCCGGTGGTCAGCACATTAACAAAACCGACTCGGCCGTTCGTATTACGCACGAACCCAGCGGCATTGTGGTGCAATGTCAGAATGACCGCTCGCAGCACCGTAACCGGGCTGAGGCCATGCAAATGCTGAAGTCCCGTCTGTACGAGCTGGAAATGCGCAACCGCATGGCCGAGCAGCAAAAACTGGAAGACTCCAAGAGCGATGTGGGCTGGGGTCACCAGATCCGCTCCTACGTGCTGGACCAAAGCCGCATCAAGGACTTGCGTACGAACTACGAAAGCTCCAATACGCAAAAGATTCTGGATGGCGACCTGGATCCCTTTATTCAGGCCAGCCTGAAACAAGGTATTTAA